Genomic DNA from bacterium:
AACGTCATGACCGTCCCCGTGACCGCCATCTTCGTTCGCGGCTGCGCGTCCGCGAAGGGCATCCGGTGGACGCTCTCGATCTCGGCCCACTCCTCGCCTCCGGGCGCATCGAGCGGGATCGGGGGGAACGTGAGCCCCCGTTCCGTGGTGACGCTCCGAACCGGGTGCACCTCCAGGAGATGCGGGATGATGGGGTGCCTGGCCGATGCGTGATCGGGGAGCAGGCGAAGCTGACCGGTGACCGTGACCCGCTGCTGGGTGGTGATCACCTCATCCAGGAGATGTGAGTACACGCTGTGACCGGTCCCCCCGGCGGCGAGCGCCCCGGGACGGAGTGCATTCTGAATGATGCATCCTACGGCCATCTCGCCCTCGCCCACGGCGGGCGCGGGTGCGATGCCGAAGGCGATCCCCAATCCATACTCTCCGTCCTGCGTCCTGCCCGTGACATATCCCTCGAGGGTCACGTCGTAGCCGGGGGGTGGGGGGAGGTATGCCAGAGGGTCGGCGCCCGAGATCGAGAGGTCCGGGGCCCCGGGCGCGCCGATGAATACCCGGGCGGCGCACAGTACCCGTAGCAGATCCGCCGGCGTGCGGGCGTCGATCCGCCCGGCCGAGGGAGGGGCGGAGTGTTGGCGGAGCTCATCCGAGACCAGGATCGCCTTGGCGATCTCGCGCATCGGCGTCCTCGTGTTGCGGCTCTGCCGCTGGATCCGGAGAAACGCTTCCGGCTCATCGACCCCTTCGCGCTTCATCAAAATGCCTTTGGCCCGCTCCACCAGCTTCCGGGTCTCCAAGGTCTCCTTGAGGGTGCCGACCTCATGCTGGAGCGCGCGGAGCTCCTGGAACCGGGCCATCGCGACCTCGATCACCGGGATGAGCTCAGCCTCCCGCACGGGCTTGACGAGATACGCCAGAACCCCGGACTCCTGGGCGCGCTGAACGAGATCGCGCTCGCTCCACGCCGTCAGCAGGATGATCGGTTTCGGCGTTCGGGCCATGATCGTGGACGCCGCGGCGATGCCGTCGAGCCCCGGCATCTTGATGTCCATGAAGATCAGATCGGGAGAGGTCTTCCCCGCCAAGGTCACCGCCTGTTCGCCGTCCGATGCCTCACCGACCACCTTGTAGCCGTGCTCCTCGAGCATCGTGCGAAGACCCATCCGGATCACGGGCTCGTCGTCGGCGATCAGAATGCGCATCGCGTCGGCCACGGTTCAGCTCCCCTGAGGGCGCGGCATCGTGATCACCGCCCGGACCCCACGGACGTTGGTGAGCGACAGCTGACCCTTGAGGTCATCCTGCACCAGGGTCCGGACGATCTGCAGGCCGAGATCGGCGGAGCGCCCCGGCGAGAAGCCCTCCGGCAGCCCGATGCCGTCGTCTCGCACCTCGACCCGGATGGCCTCCCGCCCTTCGCTCAAGGTGATCACCACCCGCCCCGCCGATCGTCCGGGAAAGGCGTGCTCCATGGCGTTTTGCAGCAGTTCGTTGACCACGAGGGCCAGCGAGGTGGCCTGCTGGCTCGGCAGGCTGAAGTCGTCGCCCTCGATCCGCGCATCGAGCGCAAAGTGTGGAGGCGCCATCGTCTGGGTCACCGTCTGGACGACGCGCTCGAGCATCGCCCGGATCGCGACCTGACGCAGCCCTTCCGCCGCGAGAATCTCGTGCACCGCGGCGATACTGAGGATCCTGTTGATCGTCTCGGTGAGCACCTCGCGGCCCGATACTTCCCGGCCGTCCCGGATCTGGAGCCGCAAGAGCATCGCGATCATCTGAAGGTTGTTCTTGACGCGGTGGTGCATCTCGCGGACCATCGCGGATTTGACCACGAGCCCGGCATTTTCAATGGCGAGCGCGGTCTGGTTCGCCAGCGTCTGGAGGAGGTTCGTCTCCGCCTGGGTGAATTCGTGGCGCCGGTCGGTGTAGCAGTTCACCACGCCGAGGGTGCGGTCCCGGACCCTGAGGGGGACGGCCAGCATCGAGCGGACGTGGGGAGTGTAGGCGCCTCCCGGAAGCTCGTGCGCGTGAAACCGGGGATCGGCCGCGAGATCGGTGCTCATGACCGGTTGGCCCGATTCGACGGCAAGGCCGGGCAGGCCCTCACCCTGCCGCAGAGTCTGGCGCGGGCGGGGCCCGGCGTGCTCGGGATGGGAGGCGGCCAGCACGAGTTCCTCACCGTCCTGCAGCAGCAGGGTACACAGCGGCGCGTGGAACACACGGGCCGCCATCTCTACCAGAAGGCGCAGGATCTGCTCCAGGTAGAGCGGCGACGTGAGCGTCTCGCTGACCTCCGCCAGCGTGCTCAACTCCATGATCTGACGCCGCATGCTGTCGTAGAGCCGAGCTTTCTCCAGCGCTCCGCTCGCCATGTCGCTGATGATGCTGAGGAGCTCAACCTCGTCCTCGGTGTATTCATGCGTGCCCGTGGTTTGCACGTTGATAGCGCCGAGGATCTTCCCGCCGGTCGACAGAGGGACGGCCAGCAATGACTGGAAGAGCGTTTCACGAGTCTCCGGCAAATATTTGAACCGGGGATCCGCGGCGGCGTTGGTCGACGCGACCGCTTGGCCGTGCTCGGCCGCCCATCCAGTCAGCCCCTCCCCCACCCGCAGCCGGGAGTGGCCGACGGCTTCTGGGGCCAGCCCGGTGGTGGCTTTGAGGACGAGGTATTCCCGCTGCGCGTCGAGGAGATAGATGGAGCAACTGTCCATCCGCATGACGTCCGCGGTCCTGCGGGTGATTAAGGTGAGCGTGGTATCCAGGTCGGTGGCGGCGCTGATC
This window encodes:
- a CDS encoding response regulator, with the translated sequence MADAMRILIADDEPVIRMGLRTMLEEHGYKVVGEASDGEQAVTLAGKTSPDLIFMDIKMPGLDGIAAASTIMARTPKPIILLTAWSERDLVQRAQESGVLAYLVKPVREAELIPVIEVAMARFQELRALQHEVGTLKETLETRKLVERAKGILMKREGVDEPEAFLRIQRQSRNTRTPMREIAKAILVSDELRQHSAPPSAGRIDARTPADLLRVLCAARVFIGAPGAPDLSISGADPLAYLPPPPGYDVTLEGYVTGRTQDGEYGLGIAFGIAPAPAVGEGEMAVGCIIQNALRPGALAAGGTGHSVYSHLLDEVITTQQRVTVTGQLRLLPDHASARHPIIPHLLEVHPVRSVTTERGLTFPPIPLDAPGGEEWAEIESVHRMPFADAQPRTKMAVTGTVMTFRDVPPLETAYVYMTGRFYGGRSRFVEGRPFLFAFGDAAGRTRITAVTIPGTPAYEMTRRWLSTPPSGAITIVGLRTLYLPALFAPGGGRIEVILCPVFRIFPGTVRGSSTPAPTARYELVPVGGAVQARGDGARPPARARAARAAKKGTRTRSTRAAKGASTRARRSPRTVQRRRRPVARMRGRKSR
- a CDS encoding GAF domain-containing protein — protein: MKRGPRTPAPPSPPAPTPDAREQLARKAAEISALREISRAISAATDLDTTLTLITRRTADVMRMDSCSIYLLDAQREYLVLKATTGLAPEAVGHSRLRVGEGLTGWAAEHGQAVASTNAAADPRFKYLPETRETLFQSLLAVPLSTGGKILGAINVQTTGTHEYTEDEVELLSIISDMASGALEKARLYDSMRRQIMELSTLAEVSETLTSPLYLEQILRLLVEMAARVFHAPLCTLLLQDGEELVLAASHPEHAGPRPRQTLRQGEGLPGLAVESGQPVMSTDLAADPRFHAHELPGGAYTPHVRSMLAVPLRVRDRTLGVVNCYTDRRHEFTQAETNLLQTLANQTALAIENAGLVVKSAMVREMHHRVKNNLQMIAMLLRLQIRDGREVSGREVLTETINRILSIAAVHEILAAEGLRQVAIRAMLERVVQTVTQTMAPPHFALDARIEGDDFSLPSQQATSLALVVNELLQNAMEHAFPGRSAGRVVITLSEGREAIRVEVRDDGIGLPEGFSPGRSADLGLQIVRTLVQDDLKGQLSLTNVRGVRAVITMPRPQGS